In Beijerinckia indica subsp. indica ATCC 9039, the genomic window TATGCAGGATGAGAACGTCCGTGCCTTCGCGGCTGAAGTGCCGATCTTCGTCCAATGGGACGATCACGAAGTCACCAATAATTGGTCTCTTTCGAAGCAACTGGGTCCGGCTTATCAGGAAAAGTCGATCAGCCTGCTAGCCGCGCGCTCGCGGCGCGCCTTCCATGAGCTTTATCCCTTGCGGGAAAGTGCCGTGGAGCTTGGTCGCGTCTATCGCAAGATCGCTTATGGCCCTCTGCTCGATGTGTTCATGCTGGATGAGCGGTCCTATCGCGGACCGAATGGCGCAAACCGCCAAAAAACCTATGGACCGGAAGCCTATTTTCTCGGTCCGGAACAGCTTGCCTGGCTGAAACGTGAGCTTCTGGCCTCGCGAGCGGTCTGGAAAGTCATCGCCTCCGACATGCCGCTCAGCCTCATTGTCTATGATGATGCGGCCGCACGGCGTGGATCGGAAGCTTTTGCCCAGGGCGATGGGCCGCCGCTCGGCCGTGAGCTCGAAATCGCCGATCTTCTGCGCTTCATCAAGGCGGCGCCGATCCGAAATACGGTCTGGCTCACCGCCGATGTGCATTATACGGCGGCGCATCATTACGATCCCTCACGCGCCCAATTTCAGGATTTCGATCCTTTCTGGGAATTCGTCTCGGGGCCGATTCATGCCGGGACTTTCGGACCGAATGAGCTCGACAACACTTTTGGGCCGGAAGTGCGTTTCATGAAGGCGCCGCCGCAAGGGCAGAGCAATCTCGCGCCTTCTGCCGGCTACCAATTCTTCGGCCATGTGACGGTGGACGGCGTGACGGGTCAGATGACGGTCAGGTTGAAGGATCGCGCCAACACGGATCTTTGGAGCGTGACGCTTGATCCGGCTGAATCGGAAGCGGGCTGAACGGAAGAGAATGTTGAAAAGCGATATTTTCTCCAAACGCTTAACCCATCTCTAACCATGCCGGGTGGATGCTGTCTTTATGGTCATCCGCAAGCGCATGCGCGCCATTCTCTTCCCGCTGATCCTCTACGCCGCGTCAGCGGCGCTCAGCTCCTATTTTCTGTGGCACGCGCTCAACGGAGAGCGCGGTCTCAAAACCCGCGACGAATATGCGCGCCAGATCGCTCTGCTCGAAGGGCAGCTCACAGCTTTGAAAGAGGAGCATGAGCAATGGCAGCATCGGATTGGCCTGATGCACAATA contains:
- a CDS encoding alkaline phosphatase D family protein, which encodes MRLLPTRRAFLGGAGVMLLAPGRIVAPALSRAADRPKITHGSQSGDVTTESGVVWARADRPSQMLVEIATRESFKDARALPPVDALPETDYAAKLLVEDLPADQTIFYRVRFRDLAEINVESEPLIGRFRTAPTARRTISFVWGGDVAGQGYGINLADGGMKTYASMRETQPDFFIHSGDTIYADGVMQPETRLPDGSLWKNDLLVEAKTRVAETLDDFRANHLYNMQDENVRAFAAEVPIFVQWDDHEVTNNWSLSKQLGPAYQEKSISLLAARSRRAFHELYPLRESAVELGRVYRKIAYGPLLDVFMLDERSYRGPNGANRQKTYGPEAYFLGPEQLAWLKRELLASRAVWKVIASDMPLSLIVYDDAAARRGSEAFAQGDGPPLGRELEIADLLRFIKAAPIRNTVWLTADVHYTAAHHYDPSRAQFQDFDPFWEFVSGPIHAGTFGPNELDNTFGPEVRFMKAPPQGQSNLAPSAGYQFFGHVTVDGVTGQMTVRLKDRANTDLWSVTLDPAESEAG
- a CDS encoding FtsB family cell division protein, with the protein product MVIRKRMRAILFPLILYAASAALSSYFLWHALNGERGLKTRDEYARQIALLEGQLTALKEEHEQWQHRIGLMHNNAVDRDLLDEATRTRLGRIGADDLMVILPTTP